A single genomic interval of Helianthus annuus cultivar XRQ/B chromosome 13, HanXRQr2.0-SUNRISE, whole genome shotgun sequence harbors:
- the LOC110901198 gene encoding zinc finger MYM-type protein 1-like, with protein sequence MAPKQPSGWQKRQKRKRQDELVKSQKGAMQKFLTPIPPIVDVEKPQEHVEVEREHDEVEQEQDRVEVEDEEHVEKQQEQEHVEEQQQEEHVDYIFDPRRWEGLNADEIKLLVAKGPKRDTSIEFGPYDKFNRRFSSTIYTRTLSNLEKLGGVGFDDWHHATGRVREHEVSLDHLINMKKWFDLRKRLKSDNTIDKFQYEQFKKEADYWKQVLFRIIALIKFLAKHNLAFRGNKEKLYEKGNGNFLGLVEMLEEFDPVIKEHVRRITSDDIHVHYLGHKIQNEIILMLADEIKKELIKNIKEAKYYSIILDCTPDSSHKEQMTIIVRYVKFSSNSVIVEESFLGFLNANDTTGKGLFDVTYAELQNLGLEIDDMRGQGYDNGANMKGSHQGVQTRFLKENPRAFYTPCGSHSLNLTLCDMAYSCVKGKSFFGHIQRIYTIFANSINRWQILKDNVKNWSLKSLSQTRWESRFESVKAIKLQLDDVREALLEVGETDSDAAIAEEALALAENQLSGFDFLVSIVIWYEVLNRVNIVSKKLQDYRETGFLKAIEEATEIASDMEIDPIFKEKRKIKRKKRKDETSSSEEVAFTVEENFRVNFFLYIVDQAIASLEKRFEQFKWYEGLFGFLFPRTLRIIKDEDLKSSCHRLENALRFKEKSDIDGEALYTELNLFRDSLTNKFSSPVDVLEYMKEDGYSPEACIAYRILLTIPVTVASAERSFSKLKLLKSYLRSSMSQERLSGLAMIAIENEVLDDINCEELIHQFAIKNARGLHESLVSY encoded by the exons ATGGCTCCTAAACAACCATCCGGATGGCAAAAACGTCAAAAGAGGAAACGACAAGATGAATTAGTGAAGTCACAAAAGGGTGCTATGCAAAAATTTTTGACGCCTATTCCGCCTATTGTTGATGTGGAAAAACCACAAGAGCATGTTGAAGTAGAACGGGAACACGATGAAGTAGAACAAGAGCAAGATCGTGTGGAAGTAGAAGACGAAGAACATGTTGAAAAGCAACAAGAACAAGAACATGTTGAAGAGCAACAACAAGAAGAGCATGTTGATTATATATTTGATCCAAGAAGGTGGGAAGGACTAAATGCGGATGAGATTAAACTATTGGTCGCGAAAGGTCCTAAAAGAGATACTAGTATTGAATTTGGTCCATATGATAAATTTAATAGACGATTTTCATCCACTATTTATACAAGAACATTATCAAACTTGGAGAA ATTGGGAGGTGTAGGTTTTGATGATTGGCACCATGCTACCGGTAGAGTGAGAGAACATGAAGTTTCTTTAGATCATCTCATAAATATGAAAAAGTGGTTTGATTTGCGTAAAAGATTGAAATCGGACAACACAATTGATAAATTTCAATATGAGCAATTCAAGAAGGAAGCAGATTATTGGAAACAAGTCCTTTTTAGAATCATTGCGCTAATCAAATTTCTTGCTAAGCATAATTTAGCATTTCGTGGAAATAAAGAAAAGTTGTATGAAAAAG GTAATGGAAATTTCTTGGGTCTAGTTGAGATGTTGGAAGAGTTTGATCCGGTTATCAAAGAGCATGTTCGGCGGATCACTAGTGACGATATTCATGTGCATTATCTTGGACACAAGATCCAAAATGAGATAATACTTATGCTTGCTGATGAAATTAAAAAAGAACTTATTAAGAACATAAAAGAAGCAAAGTACTACTCAATCATACTGGATTGTACCCCCGATTCTAGTCACAAAGAACAGATGACTATAATAGTGAGGTATGTAAAGTTCTCATCTAATTCTGTTATTGTTGAGGAGTCATTTTTGGGGTTTTTAAATGCTAATGATACCACTGGGAAGGGACTATTTGATGTAACTTATGCGGAGTTACAAAATCTTGGTCTTGAAATTGATGACATGCGTGGCCAAGGATATGACAATGGGGCAAATATGAAAGGCTCACATCAAGGAGTCCAAACgagatttttaaaagaaaatccaAGAGCATTTTACACTCCTTGTGGTAGCCATTCACTTAACCTTACATTATGTGATATGGCTTATAGTTGTGTTAAAGGAAAGAGTTTTTTTGGACACATCCAACGGATTTATACTATTTTTGCAAATTCTATCAATCGTTGGCAAATTTTAAAAGATAATGTGAAAAACTGGAGTCTAAAGTCATTGTCTCAAACTCGTTGGGAAAGTCGTTTTGAGAGTGTTAAGGCAATCAAATTGCAACTTGATGATGTGCGGGAAGCTTTGCTTGAAGTTGGAGAGACAGATAGTGATGCTGCAATTGCAGAGGAAGCATTAGCTTTAGCAGAAAATCAACTTAGTGGATTTGATTTTTTGGTATCAATTGTTATTTGGTATGAAGTGTTAAACCGGGTGAATATTGTGAGCAAAAAATTACAA GATTATAGAGAAACCGGTTTTCTTAAAGCGATTGAAGAAGCTACGGAGATTGCTAGTGATATGGAAATTGATCCCATATTTAAAGAAAAACGTAAGattaaaaggaaaaaaagaaaagaTGAGACTTCTAGTAGCGAAGAAGTTGCATTTACAGTAGAAGAAAATTTCAGAGTAAACTTTTTCTTATATATTGTAGATCAAGCTATTGCTTCTTTAGAGAAAAGATTTGAACAATTTAAATGGTACGAGGGTTTATTTGGTTTTTTGTTTCCACGTACGTTGAGGATTATTAAAGATGAAGATCTTAAGTCGTCTTGTCATCGTCTTGAAAATGCACTCAGGTTTAAAGAAAAATCGGATATTGATGGCGAGGCACTTTATACAGAGCTTAATTTATTTCGTGACTCACTAACCAATAAATTTAGCAGTCCTGTAGATGTTTTGGAGTATATGAAAGAAGACGGTTATTCCCCAGAAGCATGCATTGCATATAGAATATTGTTGACTATTCCAGTCACTGTGGCATCTGCAGAAAGAAGTTTTTCGAAGTTGAAGTTATTGAAATCTTACCTACGATCTTCAATGTCCCAAGAAAGACTTAGTGGGTTGGCGATGATTGCTATCGAGAACGAAGTCTTAGATGATATAAACTGTGAAGAGTTGATTCACCAATTTGCTATCAAGAATGCAAGAGGGCTTCACGAATCATTGGTTAGCTATTAG